The Periplaneta americana isolate PAMFEO1 chromosome 16, P.americana_PAMFEO1_priV1, whole genome shotgun sequence genome segment GTGTGTCTGGCTACATGTTGCTTTAAGTTCCCCGATTGTGAGAAACTTTTGCCACACACTTCGCATTTAAATGGTCTCTCGCCTGTGTGTATGCGTTTATGTGCGTGAAAATTTCCCCGAtcagaaaaacactttccacatacgtcgcatttgaatggccgTTCACCTGTGTGTATGCGTCCATGTGTGCGTAAATCCTTCGATGTAGAGAAACACTtcccacagacatcgcatttgaataACTTTCTTCTTGTGTCTATATGATAATGGAGTTTCATAGACCCCTGAATTCCAAAAACCTCGCTGCATATATTACACTTCATAGAATCACGGCTTACGTCTCTTATATTTGAACAGTCTGCTCCATTGCTACCAACCTGTGTCAATTTCTCTTTTTCAGGATGAATGCTGGCAAGTTCTTGTGACAGCCTATTAACATTATCCACAAtgctgaaatgaaaagaaaacctaTCGGTGTTCACTACAATCAATGtggtgatattaaaatatattaatcattaCATTATTTATCAGATAACTGCACAGGCAAATGTGTTGCCGTACTCGTTTTGAGAACTATTTGGGTTATATGGCGATCTGCTTTAGAAAATGACATTTCACAGACTGTACCTCACTATTTCTAACATATTggtcaatttatataataatcttaTACAATACAAAGTTTTTAAATTCCGATTTGTTATATTACCCGCAATAACATCTAAATGGTAAGTATGGTCTTAATAGACGGCATAAATATAGATTTCTTCGTCATTGCAAGTTGCAAATCGGAGAGTGTTCTGTTTCCTAGTTTGTTTTCAGCCTACgtacaaattagaaaaatattttgaaagtgtttacgtagtacttatttacaaatggcttttaaggaacccgaatgttcatagccaccctcacatatgcccagcatcggtccctaacctctccgagattaatccagtctctgtccccatatcccacctccctcaattccgttttttaatatcctcccatctacgtctcagcctacccaaatgtctttttccctctgatctCCAAACTAATACtctatctatatgcatttctgaattcgcccatacgtgctacatgccatgcccatctcaaacgtctggatttaatgttcctaatcatggcaggtgaagaatataatgcgtgcagatctgtgttgtgtaacttcctccattctacttaacttcatccctcttagccccaaatattttcctaagcaacttattctcaaatagccttaacctatgttcctctctcaaagtgagagtccaagtttcagaaccattaatataactgttttgtaaaatctaacttccagattttttgacagcagaagggatgataaaagcttttccactgaataataacatattcattctgtgtttaatttcctcccgagtaatattcatattcgttactgttgacactttttccacttcttcaaaggatatatttaaaatatttatatttccatttgttattatattctggtcatgagacatactcctatactttgtcttttcgggatttacttccaaacctatctctttacttatttcaagtaaaattcccgtatgcTGCCATTCTTCACTGAAGACTCCCTGGCATTCTGCTAAAACATCGACGACGTTCAGACGAAAATGGTTGACTCAGAAAATACCCAAAGTGAATGGAGCTTTTCACAGACAGTTAAAAAGTAGATCCAGAAGTCATCGTAGAATTACGAACATAGAAGCTTAGGTAGCAgcaaagaaaataagtaagaGAAGCAGAACAATTTACGTAATTTCGTTACCCATGATATTCGAGTAGATTACATGCGTTGCCTTTCGTTAGCAATTGTTTAAATTTGTTGCATTTTGTTCCTTTTGTGACCAGTGGGCTCACTTTACATCACTCTTGTTTTATTTAAGattgctttgaaaaatggaaATATTGTGCTGGATGCATTTAGGCTTGGCATCATACAAAGCTATTAAAACAGTCCAGTGTATAAAGTGAATATTAGCTGTAATTATACAGATGATACGTACTGGGTAACCTTGGACAATGGCTAGTGTGGTAAAAGGATCGAACACCTACAATGTGGCACAAGCAGAAGAGACAATCCTGCTTGTAGCGGTTAATAAAGAACCAGGTTATGCAAGAAATCTTAATGGAAGTCCCATCACTACATAGTTCCTCATGCAAACAATATACGAGATCacgaaagaaaggaggaaatatgccaagaaaaagaaattgttagagttttaaaattaattaaactacaTCGAAATGAATGGGAAATAGTTTCAAATAGAATGGACTATGAAAACTTTCCATAACAGAATTGGAGTTAGCTTTAAGAGGGGCATATAGCAGAATATGCAGTTTGtgggaaatttaattttaaagtttcgAAGAGTGCAACGGTATGTAAAACAAGCTACAAACCAACATAGTTAATCTTTTACAGTACTCGAAAATTGTTCACTTCATTTACCATTTCTTTTTGCAACGAAAGTCTATATAACTCAATTATACGAACATATCTATTGCTGTGTTATATGCCCTTCTTTTACCTTCCAGTTTCAGAAATCACATTACTGAGAAATGTGGAGCAACCAGTAAGAATAGTGCAATTAATTCCCTGTCTGTAAGCACATCTGTAATACATTTTCTAAGtcttaatgaaaattttactgtTTTCTTTTCTAAGAACGAGTATGAAATAAGATGAGAGGCTGTTATTACAATAAATATGCATATCAAGAAAGAAAGTGAATTGTAGGGGTGGttgataatgtaggcctacttccagCAAATGGCATATGATAACGTAATCTATCATAACTGAACATCCATTAAAACAGACACATTTTCCCATGATGAATAGAAAAACAAGAATGCTAGAAGAATTAACCCAGTTTTTAagtgaaggagagaaagaaatataAGACACTAATGAAATGAGGATACAACGGAACTTCGGCTTTATGTATTTGATTTAGTTATCTAATATTTTTCATACTACATGGCAGAGAATAAATAATGGAATTAGTTACCACAACAAATAAAGGTATCAAATAAGTGAAAGCTGAATGAAAGGATGAAACTGATACAAGTAGAATGAAAATATACATGTACATGTCTGGCGAATACAGTAGAAATAATGGCCTAAACAAGTTATATATATGAATGCTGTTAGTGTAACAAAATCCAGAAAAGAACACTGGAATAGGTCAGTAAAGTGCTAAGGATGAACGACAGGTAACATGAAAGCAGATAGCACAGAACTTGTCAGAAGGTCAAGTAAGATACGTAGTTATAAATTAAAGATATTCATTCTAGCGGACAAGTTGAAAGAGATGAGGCTAATCTCTAAGAAAATTGCATTCTACTGCGCATACTGCAACATGTGAACAACAGTGCAACTTCGAAAATACCAGCTAAAAATTCCTGCTTGGTATTTTCTTTTACGAAATGCTAAATTAAAGATATATACACCTATATGTAATGATGATACCATTAATTTTGATACTTCCCAAGGCATAATTTCAAATAGCAAAGTTGCCAACACCGCTTAGGGATATAGTGCTATTGATCATTACTAATTAATGTCGGCgatacagtaaaaattaaaaaactcgtggcaacattggcagtgattgAATTGCGCACCACAAAAACCACTGAACTAGCACAAGTTACAGGGATTGCAGGTGCATATAAATGTTGTCAATCAAATTAGTGACATGTGATCACACACTAAGAGACATCATGGTTCTGAAAGCACAGCAGAAATATATGTAAAGCAGGAAACAAAATGTCAAAGATAATTTTAGTGAATCTTGTGTCATTTTGGTAACTAAAAATGTTGAGGCGTCAATATGAATAACAACATAAATATATTAGAAACAAAACCGTACAGTACATTATAAAATTTATCCTGGGTAATCATTAAATGAAGCTAAGAACCACTGGAAGAAGCATAATTAGCACGATATACTCACCTCTCCGAGAACACTTCATCCTCCTCTGAAGGTACTTCCACTTTCTGTTCTGGCTGAACACTGCCCACATCGAAAAAATCTTCCTGGAAAAGTGAGTGAATAATGAAGATAGCTTTAGATGCCCATATATAGAGAAAGTTACAATGAAATTCCCTTCCTTGGAAGAATAAGTTTTCCCATGCTTTCGAGGTTATTGTCTATTGCCTACCAAAAACATATGTACCTGAATTACAAGTTGATTTCAAATCTAAAATGGAAGCGGTTTAAACTGAGAAAATATCGAAAAtacgaaaataattaatagtatttTAGATTAATTAACGGCTCTGATACAATTCAAGACGcattattaatatatctgtagACTGATAGTGAACCACTTACATCAACTTCACACTTCAACACAGGAGAGTCTtcaacttcacacttcactgcaGCAAAGCTAAAAGGAACTGGTGAATCTTCAACATTTATGTCTGATGTGAAGCTAGGGTCCACCCATTCTGTCTTTATGCCCTCCACTTGCagattcaatatatttctttcctAAGGATCAAAAAGGCATCACAGGAAATAACTTCATTTAGCTATTATAAAGTTCACATCATGTACACTAGCCATAAATCTTGTTCTGCCTAGCTGTCTTTTGCTACGAGTTTCTGAAGAGAACTGCAGGCAGAATGCGAAACAAATATTAAGGAACACAAGCAACAATAGCCGTTAGTAATAAAAGGCCAAGTATAccgtgtccgaaatgaaacctacTGATAAAGATACTAAATCATTTATTCCTTAGTAatgacacaaaaataaattagggGGAAATATTAATCAACTCAACAAGTTTATGTCACTATCAGTAAATCTCAACATGTCCCTCTCTAGTATCACGACACACATCTAACCTGTATTCAATCTCTCACCAGGTATTGCGTAACATCTGCGGAAATACAGATCTTACTGTGTCGATAATGCTTTGACGTAACACTTAAAGGTTATCCACTCTGGTGTTGCAGACACAATCTTCCAcgaatccccaaagaaaaaagtccAATGGTGTAAGATCAGGAGATTGTGGGGGCCATGCAATAGGACCACCACGACCAATCCATCATCCCGGGAAATGATTGTGTAAAGTTTCAGCGACTGGTCCCCAATAATGAGGAGGAGCTCCATCTTGCTAGAAGGTGAACCTCTCTGGAATCTGGGGTAGCgcaaaattttcaagaatatcACTGTGTTCtctatgaagaagaaaggtccgaaCACTTCTGAACTGGTTTATCCGCACCAAACATTTAACTTTGGAGAGTTACGTTCATGTTAAAAAATAACACGAGGATTCTCAGAACCCCAGATCCTGCAATTGTGGTGATTAACACAGCCACAAACGTAAAATATTGCCGCGATCATGTTACTAAAAGTCTCCATTTTCAGCAAATGTTTGTGCCACTGAACAAAGGTGTGCATATGAGGAGCTGCACGGCCCTATTTTTCACGAAATCTCCGCTGAACTGTAACCGGAAACTTAAACTCTGCTAACTAATAACAGCACTGCACTTTTTCTTGTGGTGTGAATGGAGGCATTTTGGAAAACAATCTGCGTATACGCAACAGGAATTACAGGTTCCCCAATTTCACGACATATAAACTTGTTGAGTTTCTCTATATTTTAGTGCAAGCTGGCCATATGTAACTTTTATGGATGTCTAGTTCATTTCTTTATCGataggtttcatttcggacatGGTGTATTCCTTGAGAAATTAAGTTCCAGAATATATGAGTAAGTGTAAAAGAGTTTGATTTATATCCTAGACCAAGTGTGACAGTCATTTTGTGGAGGACATTTTAATCTTTCGAACAATGTAGAGTGGAATTATGAAACACCTATCAACATTaagaaaattttaacatttcaatccaataaaattgttattcaGCAAAAAGACTGCCATGATTTACACTTTTACAAACATCACAACAATAATTCGATAAATATCTTATTAAACATTGTACTCTTCAACGTCATTACACAGCCGTCATTAGAGGATCAATAAAGATGAATGGAATAACATCTATGCTACAAAGATttacaacacaataataatacaaaacaaataaatctCCTGTCATAA includes the following:
- the LOC138691574 gene encoding uncharacterized protein isoform X3 is translated as MDLIKMELEVDPLDLQPHDSTHETEDNKALSEERNILNLQVEGIKTEWVDPSFTSDINVEDSPVPFSFAAVKCEVEDSPVLKCEVDEDFFDVGSVQPEQKVEVPSEEDEVFSERCDGFDQDGT
- the LOC138691574 gene encoding uncharacterized protein isoform X4; this encodes MDLIKMELEVDPLDLQPHDSTHETEDNKALSEERNILNLQVEGIKTEWVDPSFTSDINVEDSPVPFSFAAVKCEVEDSPVLKCEVDEDFFDVGSVQPEQKVEVPSEEDEVFSERYLRVYGGI